One window of Gloeothece citriformis PCC 7424 genomic DNA carries:
- a CDS encoding response regulator, which produces MRKILVVEDDLRFQRNYRRGCHHELQQKLFDFEFAASGEKGLEVLQNDINQEIALVILDLKMELAQIDGLKFLQETSDTPLIRPIICHTAYPDKIKKLDQKYLSNVVCVLPKGNNQPQLKIIKDIILFWLRFDLDKILTHPHRELLNYEQVLDLIKSFSNQRKISLIKDLISDMSYSDLKEFYKDILPCVKSNLDSIQEKNQKILRKWVIEQIKAKVLPSSIPTDNLIVYRIEESIRGSKEKTKYYYLKWFDKKEGKDKSKYLPLNIAASLPPEFRSP; this is translated from the coding sequence ATGCGGAAAATCTTGGTGGTGGAAGATGATTTGCGATTCCAAAGAAACTACCGACGAGGATGCCACCACGAACTTCAACAAAAACTGTTTGATTTCGAGTTTGCTGCCTCCGGAGAAAAAGGTCTAGAAGTGCTTCAAAATGATATTAATCAAGAAATAGCCTTAGTTATCCTTGATTTGAAAATGGAACTGGCACAAATAGACGGATTAAAATTTTTACAAGAAACTAGCGACACTCCCCTTATTCGTCCAATTATTTGTCATACGGCTTACCCAGACAAAATCAAAAAACTCGATCAAAAATATTTGAGTAATGTTGTTTGTGTTTTGCCTAAAGGTAACAATCAGCCTCAACTTAAGATTATCAAGGATATAATCTTATTTTGGCTCAGGTTTGATCTAGATAAAATTTTAACTCATCCCCATAGAGAGCTTCTCAATTATGAACAAGTTTTAGACCTGATTAAATCCTTTTCTAATCAAAGGAAAATATCACTAATTAAAGATTTAATTAGTGATATGAGCTACTCTGATTTAAAGGAATTTTATAAAGATATTCTACCATGTGTTAAGTCTAATCTTGATTCTATCCAAGAAAAAAATCAAAAAATTTTACGAAAATGGGTGATTGAACAAATTAAAGCCAAGGTTCTTCCCTCTTCAATTCCGACTGATAATTTGATTGTTTATCGGATTGAAGAAAGTATTAGAGGCTCTAAAGAAAAAACCAAATATTATTATTTAAAATGGTTTGACAAAAAAGAAGGTAAGGATAAAAGTAAATACCTTCCTCTCAATATTGCTGCCTCTCTTCCCCCGGAATTTCGTTCTCCTTAA
- a CDS encoding CHASE2 domain-containing protein has protein sequence MNQRFSTVGMISLILTCILWTWKGGEDYLSHVPVIPSSSRLELKLYDWIVSLRGSGKIDSRIVLVGFTSSDFQKFNSYPSDHLIADVIETLKQEKPKLIGLGFWRHTPTSEGWERLQTVIKQTPNLIGVEYESERFNINPPKSLEGKTGDTTLLLDQDKLIRRQYLYPLREQFPANFQLKPDNYNYTRNFAWELAYHYLSEQGVKIQEPTPENPRIILDFPNQKPVVIEPLKDWEGERVKTQDRLTFLINWTPQNQYFETYSFQKILENNPKNLEGKIILIGSLTLALKDLYLTPYEKNPLRFGLELDAISVSNLINIGENPFPQTFPEWVKYLWILFWVGVSAAGILLVSSTLDQPEFKLKKFFGLNLIIQLHILISLGLIYYLSFPTYWIPSGVAFVGIVGNGVICSLAILFQKTVQEQQKRLEQEKKYSQKLEEEIQRIKTLLLAQERLAFLGKLSPAIRHEMLNNFELISQEVYLSQELIETQLSEQASSDMIHFLEDQIESLETILEINGLNSEILKKYIPPIFLDYLESDNAENLSDSINQDINLGDFLDDCWCRASYKFRFNEPENFKIRVIKSYQYQGTIKGNEDELRYIFINLLDNAYEALLLKFWLNEENYQPILRLEITKYPNYIQISIEDNGIGIEANQTKEIFKPFFTTKQRGSGLGLSLARDIVISRYQGTLELNLEGGTRFTVTLPC, from the coding sequence ATGAATCAACGCTTTTCTACAGTAGGAATGATCTCCCTAATTCTCACCTGCATTTTATGGACTTGGAAAGGGGGCGAAGATTATTTATCGCACGTTCCGGTCATTCCTTCCTCATCTCGATTAGAGCTAAAATTATATGACTGGATAGTGTCCCTTAGAGGTTCAGGAAAAATCGACTCGCGCATTGTCCTAGTTGGTTTCACCAGTTCAGACTTTCAAAAATTTAACTCCTATCCGTCAGATCACTTAATCGCCGATGTTATTGAAACTCTTAAACAAGAAAAACCCAAATTAATCGGTTTAGGATTTTGGCGACATACACCCACATCAGAGGGATGGGAAAGATTGCAAACCGTCATCAAACAGACTCCTAATTTAATCGGGGTTGAATATGAATCGGAACGTTTCAACATTAACCCCCCAAAAAGCTTAGAGGGAAAAACAGGGGATACAACTTTACTGCTAGACCAAGATAAACTCATTAGAAGACAATATTTATATCCTTTAAGAGAACAGTTTCCTGCTAATTTTCAACTGAAGCCAGATAATTATAATTATACCAGAAATTTTGCCTGGGAGTTAGCTTATCATTATTTATCGGAGCAGGGAGTCAAAATTCAAGAACCCACCCCGGAAAATCCGCGAATTATTTTGGACTTTCCCAATCAAAAACCCGTAGTTATAGAGCCATTAAAAGACTGGGAAGGAGAAAGAGTAAAAACTCAAGATAGATTGACTTTTTTAATTAACTGGACTCCTCAAAATCAATATTTTGAAACCTATTCTTTCCAAAAAATTTTAGAAAATAACCCCAAAAACTTAGAAGGAAAAATCATTTTAATCGGCTCGTTAACCCTGGCTCTTAAAGATTTATATTTAACTCCCTATGAAAAAAATCCTTTGCGCTTTGGGTTAGAATTAGATGCCATTTCTGTGAGTAATTTAATTAATATTGGAGAAAATCCTTTCCCCCAAACTTTCCCCGAATGGGTTAAATATTTATGGATTTTATTTTGGGTAGGTGTTTCAGCAGCCGGAATTTTACTGGTCAGTTCAACCCTAGATCAACCTGAGTTTAAACTTAAAAAATTTTTCGGGTTGAATTTAATCATCCAACTCCACATATTAATCAGTTTAGGATTAATTTATTATCTAAGTTTTCCTACCTATTGGATTCCGTCGGGAGTGGCATTTGTGGGAATTGTAGGTAATGGGGTGATTTGTTCTCTAGCTATTTTATTCCAAAAAACAGTCCAAGAACAGCAGAAACGGTTAGAACAAGAAAAAAAGTATAGTCAAAAGTTAGAAGAAGAAATTCAGAGAATAAAAACTCTATTATTAGCTCAGGAGAGATTAGCCTTTTTAGGAAAATTAAGCCCGGCAATTCGCCATGAAATGTTAAACAATTTTGAACTGATTTCCCAAGAAGTTTATCTCTCTCAAGAGTTAATAGAAACTCAGCTAAGTGAGCAAGCCTCATCAGATATGATCCACTTTTTAGAAGACCAAATAGAGAGTCTAGAAACTATTCTAGAGATTAATGGTCTTAATTCAGAGATTTTAAAAAAATATATTCCTCCTATTTTTCTTGACTATCTGGAGTCGGATAATGCGGAAAATTTATCTGACTCAATTAATCAAGATATAAATCTTGGAGATTTTTTAGATGATTGTTGGTGCAGAGCGTCTTATAAATTTAGATTTAATGAGCCAGAAAATTTTAAGATTAGGGTGATAAAAAGTTATCAATATCAAGGAACAATCAAAGGAAATGAAGATGAGTTACGGTATATTTTTATTAATTTACTGGATAATGCTTATGAAGCTTTACTGCTCAAATTTTGGCTCAATGAAGAAAATTATCAGCCTATTTTAAGGTTAGAAATTACTAAATATCCTAACTATATTCAAATCAGTATTGAAGATAACGGCATCGGAATTGAGGCAAACCAAACCAAAGAAATTTTTAAGCCATTTTTTACAACCAAACAGAGAGGAAGCGGATTAGGATTGAGTCTAGCGAGGGATATTGTCATTAGTCGTTATCAAGGAACTCTTGAGTTAAATCTTGAAGGGGGGACTCGATTTACCGTTACTCTTCCATGCTAA
- a CDS encoding pilus assembly FimT family protein, which produces MKSNLIFIKIAVKSKDKGMTLLEILVTLALVGILASLGLPNLFSANSINDLNNETKLLKSILDNSQTQAISRGRVCQLELIADNIIRDITDYKNSPLKDCLSDGEIVTLDGQTMKQIKLLEGLELTSNLNDNKIKFSFQGMIAGNLTNSANKPATIVLSKPDINSKKCLIIYPIIGTVRVGNYIGNNHHSGLILNDTNPENSCQIRL; this is translated from the coding sequence TTGAAATCAAATCTAATCTTTATCAAAATTGCCGTTAAAAGTAAAGATAAAGGAATGACTTTATTAGAAATTCTTGTCACCTTAGCTTTAGTGGGAATTTTAGCCTCATTAGGACTCCCTAATTTATTTTCAGCTAATTCTATAAACGACCTCAATAACGAGACAAAACTCCTCAAATCAATCTTAGACAATTCTCAAACACAAGCTATCTCTAGGGGGAGAGTATGTCAATTAGAATTAATCGCCGATAACATTATCCGTGATATCACTGATTATAAAAATAGTCCCCTGAAAGATTGTTTATCTGATGGAGAAATAGTTACACTTGATGGTCAGACCATGAAACAAATCAAATTATTAGAAGGACTGGAGCTAACCTCTAATTTAAATGACAATAAAATTAAATTTTCTTTTCAAGGGATGATTGCTGGAAATTTAACTAATTCTGCCAATAAACCCGCTACCATTGTTTTGTCAAAACCCGATATTAATTCTAAAAAATGCCTAATTATTTATCCTATAATTGGAACAGTTAGAGTAGGTAATTACATCGGAAATAACCATCATTCAGGACTAATTTTAAATGATACTAATCCCGAAAATTCATGTCAGATACGGCTTTAA
- a CDS encoding type IV pilus modification PilV family protein, producing MLRLGKKSLEQGFTLVEVLVAILLTTIFITMTAQLIVMNAPSKINNKTDSQSSVWIQQDQEKIIAMANTIASSPTVCTNLHESYAVKLWRQLENEPTSPLPGKNEANGIILEDTGSNYAHPDFSLQKRLSTATPKVYKLQRNYTITTEQADVLMINYAIIDPDTNEKITETSFEIKSNLYQNCR from the coding sequence TTGCTAAGACTGGGCAAGAAGTCATTAGAACAAGGCTTTACCCTGGTAGAAGTGCTGGTAGCCATTTTACTGACTACAATATTTATTACGATGACGGCACAATTAATAGTGATGAATGCTCCCAGTAAAATCAACAATAAAACGGATTCACAATCTTCGGTTTGGATTCAACAAGACCAAGAAAAAATCATAGCTATGGCAAATACTATAGCGAGTTCCCCTACTGTATGTACAAATCTTCATGAAAGTTATGCAGTTAAGTTATGGCGACAGTTAGAAAATGAACCTACCTCACCTTTGCCCGGTAAAAATGAGGCGAATGGGATTATTCTTGAGGATACGGGAAGTAATTATGCTCATCCAGATTTTAGTTTACAAAAACGCCTCTCCACTGCCACTCCCAAAGTTTATAAACTCCAGCGAAATTATACTATTACCACCGAACAGGCTGATGTTTTAATGATTAATTATGCCATTATTGATCCTGATACGAATGAAAAAATTACGGAAACTTCCTTTGAAATCAAATCTAATCTTTATCAAAATTGCCGTTAA